The DNA segment CCGTCAAGAGGCTTGCCGCCAAGGGCATCGGCATCGTCTTCATCAGCCACAGGCTCGACGAAATCATCAATGTTGCCGACAGGGTCACCATCCTCCGTGACGGGGAACTCGTCGCCACAAAGAACATCGGTGACACCAGCGCCGTGGAGATCGCCGCCCTGATGATCGGGCGCAAGGTGGCCATCGACAGGGTCCAGTCCGAGGGACGGAGGGTTTCCGATGAAGTTATCCTGGGCATAAAGAACCTGCACGTGGGCATGCCCGGCGAGAAGGTACGGGGCATCGACCTCGACATACGGAAGGGCGAAATCGTCGGTATCGGCGGCCTCGCAGGCCAGGGCAAGCTTGGAGTAGCCAACGGCATCATGGGAACCTATCCGGCCACTGGAGAAGTGGTTTTCAACGGCAAGCCCATGACCCTGGGCGACCCGCACTACGCCATCGGCGTGGGGATGGGATTCGTCAGCGAGGACAGGAAAGGCGTCGGCCTTTTGCTCAACGAGTCCATCGAACTGAACATCGCTTTTACGGCCATGCAGGTGGGAAACAAATTTCTGAAGCAGGGAGGTCCCTTCCGCTTTCAGGATGACGCCGGAATACGAAAGCACGCCCTGAAGATGATCAAAGACCTCGACATCCGCTGCGAGTCTCCCCTGCAGCATGCCGGAAGCCTCAGCGGAGGCAACCAGCAGAAGGTCTGCGTTGCCCGTGCTCTCACCCAGGATCCGGTCTTTCTTTTCGTCTCGGAGCCCACGCGGGGTATCGACATCGGTGCGAAGAAGCTGATACTCGACCTGCTGCTGAAGCTCAACGAGGAGGAGGGAATGACCATCGTCATGACCTCTTCCGAACTGGCGGAACTCAGGAGC comes from the Aminivibrio pyruvatiphilus genome and includes:
- a CDS encoding sugar ABC transporter ATP-binding protein; protein product: MSDSLLQFRNISKSYYGNSVLTDINFDVKKGEIHALIGENGAGKSTLMNILFGMPVITSTGGYEGDVLIDGEKISFRSPHEAMYAGIGMVHQEFMLIPGYSITENIKINREITTPNPVSRIFGKRLETLDMASMNADARKALDTLDMGIEEFTMVAGLPVGHMQFVEIAREIDKTGIKILVFDEPTAVLTETEAQNLLAAVKRLAAKGIGIVFISHRLDEIINVADRVTILRDGELVATKNIGDTSAVEIAALMIGRKVAIDRVQSEGRRVSDEVILGIKNLHVGMPGEKVRGIDLDIRKGEIVGIGGLAGQGKLGVANGIMGTYPATGEVVFNGKPMTLGDPHYAIGVGMGFVSEDRKGVGLLLNESIELNIAFTAMQVGNKFLKQGGPFRFQDDAGIRKHALKMIKDLDIRCESPLQHAGSLSGGNQQKVCVARALTQDPVFLFVSEPTRGIDIGAKKLILDLLLKLNEEEGMTIVMTSSELAELRSICDRIVIICEGKVEGVLPPDASDADFGLMMSGSRGGKTEDSPERSADHG